Proteins co-encoded in one Arachis hypogaea cultivar Tifrunner chromosome 11, arahy.Tifrunner.gnm2.J5K5, whole genome shotgun sequence genomic window:
- the LOC112723332 gene encoding uncharacterized protein — MEVLQLQIPSLLAHTVLASAQSLALIGYLLRSVSNSASSDLTDARFPLEDLRERKHAFLENKNSETDEDEDDDDDDDEDAHDEDDDGEEEYSGDEGDEEGADPEDDPEANGAGGSDDGEDDDDDDGDEEDDDDEGEDEEEEEEEDEEETPQPPSKKRK; from the exons ATGGAGGTTCTTCAGCTTCAGATTCCTTCTCTTCTGGCCCACACTGTCCTCGCTTCTGCCCAATCTCTCGCTCTC ATTGGATATCTGCTGAGGAGTGTCAGTAATTCGGCATCTTCAGATTTGACTGATGCAAG GTTTCCTTTAGAAGACCTTCGTGAGAGGAAACATGCTTTCCTAGAAAACAAGAATAGTGAAAcagatgaggatgaggatgatgacGACGACGATGATGAGGATGCacatgatgaggatgatgatggaGAAGAGGAATATTCAGGTGATGAAGGTGACGAGGAAGGGGCTGATCCTGAAGATGATCCTGAGGCTAATGGTGCTGGAGGCAGCGATGATggggaggatgatgatgacgatgatggggatgaggaagatgatgatgatgagggggaagatgaggaagaagaggaggaggaagatgaagaggagaCTCCACAGCCACCATCTAAGAAGAGAAAGTGA